A DNA window from Trichomycterus rosablanca isolate fTriRos1 chromosome 11, fTriRos1.hap1, whole genome shotgun sequence contains the following coding sequences:
- the ctxn2 gene encoding cortexin-2, which produces MCSVHYNHSYVSSGDMNSLTLEQKTAFAFVLMLLVFLALLIVRCFRILLDPYSSMPSSHWGDGLEGLEKGTFEYTLT; this is translated from the coding sequence ATGTGTAGCGTGCATTATAACCACTCGTATGTGAGCAGCGGTGACATGAACTCCCTGACTCTGGAGCAGAAGACGGCCTTCGCGTTCGTTCTGATGCTGCTGGTCTTTCTCGCTCTGCTGATCGTCCGGTGTTTCCGGATCCTGTTGGATCCCTACAGCAGCATGCCCTCCTCGCACTGGGGGGACGGACTGGAGGGGCTGGAAAAAGGGACGTTTGAGTACACCCTCACCTGA